One segment of Clostridium ljungdahlii DSM 13528 DNA contains the following:
- the flhA gene encoding flagellar biosynthesis protein FlhA, translating to MALVVITVVFMIIIPMPAGLLDVLISFNITLSIIIILLTLFTTEVLQFSIFPTLLLITTIFRLALNISSTRLILRDGYAGEVINAFGSFVVGDNYIVGVIIFLIIIIIQFVVITNGSGRVAEVSARFTLDAMPGKQMSIDADLNSGLIDEKGAKDKREKLQEEASFYGAMDGASKFVKGDAVASLLIVVINIIAGIVIGIVIKGLGASEAAQTYAKLSIGDGLVSQVPALLISTASGILVTRSGSAEGFGTLAIKQLTGFPKVIAIAGAVLLFLAIVPGLPHIAFLILSVACMIAAYMLYKDEVQHNMQQQEIKQQEITQIENKEPENVMNLISVEPMEVEIGYGLIPLADESSGGDLLQRITSVRRQCAIEMGIVVQPIRIRDNLQLNTNSYVIKIRGTVIAKGELMPNMLLCMDPTNSNSDIQGISTTEPSFGLPAIWINKDQREEAEIKGLTVVDPTTVMVTHLTESIKNHSYELLGRQEVKLIVDSVKEKYPTVVEELIPDLLTIGELQKVLQNLLRERVSIKDMVTIMESLADNSRNTKDIEVLTEYVRFALGRSICNSLIDENGVITVVTLSKQLEDLIGSNIQKSMQGSFPAVDPDTTSKILNSIKSLLESVYFYENQPIILVSPNIRAPFRRLIEMVFPSVNVLSLNEIPNDVEIKTEGVVSI from the coding sequence ATGGCATTAGTAGTTATTACAGTAGTGTTTATGATTATAATTCCAATGCCCGCAGGACTTTTAGATGTATTGATTTCATTTAATATAACATTATCTATAATAATTATACTTTTAACCTTGTTTACTACGGAAGTATTACAATTTTCTATATTTCCTACTTTACTTTTAATAACTACAATTTTTAGATTGGCTTTAAATATATCCTCTACAAGACTTATACTTAGAGATGGATATGCAGGGGAAGTTATAAATGCTTTTGGCAGCTTTGTAGTAGGAGACAATTATATAGTAGGAGTAATAATATTTTTGATTATAATTATCATACAGTTTGTTGTAATAACAAATGGTTCTGGCAGAGTTGCGGAAGTTTCTGCAAGATTTACTTTAGATGCAATGCCAGGAAAGCAAATGAGTATAGATGCAGATTTAAACTCTGGTTTAATTGATGAAAAAGGTGCTAAAGATAAGAGAGAAAAACTTCAAGAAGAAGCAAGCTTTTATGGAGCTATGGATGGTGCATCCAAATTTGTAAAAGGAGATGCTGTGGCATCGCTTTTAATTGTAGTAATAAATATAATAGCAGGTATTGTAATAGGTATAGTAATTAAAGGACTTGGAGCTTCTGAAGCTGCCCAAACTTATGCAAAGCTTAGTATAGGTGATGGACTTGTATCTCAGGTCCCAGCGCTGCTTATATCCACAGCTTCAGGTATACTTGTCACACGTTCAGGGAGTGCTGAAGGTTTTGGTACTCTTGCTATTAAGCAGTTGACGGGATTTCCTAAAGTAATAGCTATTGCAGGTGCAGTGCTGCTGTTTCTAGCTATAGTGCCTGGTCTTCCACATATAGCGTTCTTAATTTTATCAGTAGCTTGTATGATAGCTGCGTATATGCTTTACAAAGATGAAGTTCAGCATAATATGCAGCAGCAGGAAATAAAACAACAGGAAATAACTCAAATAGAAAATAAAGAGCCAGAAAATGTAATGAACTTAATATCTGTGGAACCTATGGAAGTGGAAATAGGTTATGGATTAATACCACTGGCAGATGAGAGTTCAGGAGGAGATCTACTTCAGAGGATAACCTCTGTAAGAAGGCAGTGTGCTATTGAAATGGGGATAGTAGTTCAACCGATTAGAATTAGGGATAATTTGCAGTTAAATACTAATAGTTATGTAATAAAAATAAGAGGTACAGTAATTGCAAAAGGAGAGCTTATGCCAAATATGCTTCTATGTATGGATCCTACTAATTCAAACAGTGATATTCAAGGAATAAGCACTACAGAACCATCTTTTGGACTACCTGCTATATGGATAAATAAAGATCAAAGAGAAGAAGCAGAAATAAAAGGACTTACGGTAGTGGATCCTACTACGGTTATGGTAACTCATCTTACAGAGTCAATTAAAAATCATTCTTATGAATTACTTGGGAGACAGGAAGTTAAGCTTATTGTGGATTCTGTGAAGGAAAAATATCCTACTGTAGTGGAGGAACTCATACCAGACCTTCTTACTATAGGAGAACTTCAAAAGGTGCTGCAAAATCTTTTAAGAGAAAGGGTTTCTATAAAGGATATGGTAACTATTATGGAATCTCTTGCGGACAATTCAAGAAATACAAAAGATATAGAAGTACTTACAGAGTATGTTAGATTTGCATTAGGAAGAAGTATATGCAATTCACTTATAGATGAAAATGGAGTTATAACAGTAGTTACTTTATCTAAACAATTAGAGGATTTGATAGGGAGCAATATTCAAAAGTCAATGCAGGGTTCTTTCCCGGCAGTAGATCCGGATACTACGAGTAAGATATTAAATTCAATTAAAAGTTTACTAGAATCAGTTTATTTTTATGAAAATCAACCTATAATTTTAGTTTCACCTAATATAAGGGCACCTTTTAGGAGATTAATTGAAATGGTATTTCCATCGGTAAATGTATTATCATTAAATGAAATACCAAATGATGTAGAGATAAAAACCGAAGGAGTGGTTTCAATATAA
- the flhF gene encoding flagellar biosynthesis protein FlhF — translation MIIKRYKVNNMNEAITRIRYELGKEAVIISQRKIRKPGILGFFSRKILEVTAAVDNKKKESNREADMQDSIVAIKKLVNDKMKNNTLCNDVKGDKIIDNDAKENYNTSECNYENNIVDKNNDSIIKEMQQMKGMLNEMMKGSYGNVGKSAFQIKLENSDFNSKVVNTILNRVNIIEDDRAEEEKLKEVVTSMIKVEDKVLENIVVLVGPTGVGKTTTIAKLAGKLSLIEKKKVGLITIDTYRIGAVEQLKTYADIMNIPFQVVFTIKDMGKAIENMSDCDVILIDTTGRSSKNKMQISELRAFIDKVNTDNIHLVISCTTKNRDIDVIVEGYKELNYNNVIITKLDETSTYGSILNILQAAKKPISFVTTGQNVPEDIKVMNTEELVKLVLGEDIIC, via the coding sequence ATGATCATTAAAAGATACAAAGTCAATAATATGAATGAAGCTATTACGAGAATTAGGTATGAACTTGGAAAGGAAGCTGTAATAATAAGCCAGAGAAAAATAAGAAAACCTGGCATATTAGGTTTTTTCTCCAGAAAAATTTTAGAGGTAACTGCAGCCGTAGACAATAAGAAAAAAGAAAGCAATCGTGAAGCAGATATGCAGGATAGTATTGTAGCAATAAAAAAACTTGTAAATGATAAAATGAAAAATAACACCTTATGTAATGACGTAAAAGGTGATAAAATTATAGATAATGATGCTAAAGAAAATTACAATACATCGGAGTGTAATTATGAAAATAATATAGTGGATAAAAATAATGACTCTATTATAAAAGAAATGCAGCAGATGAAAGGCATGTTAAATGAAATGATGAAGGGTTCTTACGGTAATGTAGGAAAAAGTGCGTTTCAGATAAAGCTTGAAAATAGTGATTTCAACAGTAAAGTAGTTAACACAATTTTAAATAGAGTAAATATAATAGAAGATGATAGAGCTGAAGAGGAAAAGTTAAAAGAAGTAGTTACAAGTATGATAAAAGTAGAAGATAAAGTACTTGAAAATATAGTAGTATTAGTGGGACCTACTGGTGTCGGAAAAACTACTACTATTGCTAAACTTGCAGGTAAGCTTTCTCTTATTGAAAAGAAAAAAGTAGGACTTATAACTATAGATACTTATAGAATAGGTGCAGTGGAACAACTTAAAACTTATGCAGATATAATGAATATACCTTTTCAAGTAGTATTTACTATAAAGGACATGGGAAAAGCTATAGAGAATATGTCAGACTGTGATGTGATTTTAATAGATACTACAGGAAGAAGCAGTAAAAATAAGATGCAGATATCAGAACTTAGGGCATTTATAGATAAGGTAAATACGGACAATATACATTTAGTTATAAGTTGTACTACTAAAAATAGAGATATAGATGTGATAGTAGAGGGATACAAGGAGCTTAATTATAATAATGTGATAATAACTAAATTAGATGAAACATCTACTTATGGATCTATATTAAATATTTTACAAGCCGCAAAAAAACCTATAAGTTTTGTTACTACAGGACAAAATGTTCCAGAAGATATAAAGGTTATGAATACAGAGGAATTAGTTAAACTTGTACTTGGGGAGGATATTATATGCTAG
- a CDS encoding MinD/ParA family protein encodes MLDQAEELRKLAQEDKKARKEKVPSSKKPRIITVTSGKGGVGKSNFVVNVSIALQKMKKNVLIFDADMGMGNDDVLMGCLPKYSVYDAICKNKNIEEVIIQGPFGVKLLPGGRGISKIADITKSQKKEFIKKVSLLEDLDYIILDTGAGINRDVLGFIACCQELIIITTPEPTSLTDAYSLAKAVSYFKLNDFVQVIINKASNVEEGQKTFNKFKSVVDKFLNVEIKYLGCILEDKKLVQAVRNQVPFLINYPNSQASKDINLIASKLSGTEIDSRKSSIQDLFKKIFNTFS; translated from the coding sequence ATGCTAGACCAAGCTGAAGAGCTTAGAAAATTAGCTCAAGAGGACAAAAAGGCAAGAAAAGAAAAAGTACCTAGCAGTAAAAAGCCTAGGATAATAACTGTTACTTCTGGAAAAGGGGGAGTTGGAAAGAGTAATTTTGTAGTAAATGTATCTATAGCACTACAGAAGATGAAAAAAAATGTACTTATATTTGATGCAGATATGGGAATGGGTAATGACGATGTTTTAATGGGATGCTTACCTAAATATAGTGTATATGATGCCATATGTAAGAATAAAAATATAGAAGAGGTTATCATACAAGGACCTTTTGGAGTAAAATTACTTCCAGGTGGAAGAGGAATTTCAAAAATTGCAGATATAACAAAATCCCAGAAAAAAGAATTTATAAAAAAGGTATCTTTGCTAGAAGATTTGGATTATATAATATTAGATACAGGTGCTGGAATAAATAGAGATGTGCTAGGATTTATTGCCTGTTGTCAGGAACTTATTATAATTACTACACCAGAACCTACATCGCTTACGGATGCATATAGTTTAGCAAAAGCTGTAAGTTATTTTAAATTAAATGATTTTGTACAAGTAATTATAAACAAAGCTTCTAATGTTGAAGAAGGGCAGAAAACCTTTAATAAATTTAAGAGTGTAGTAGATAAATTTTTAAATGTGGAAATAAAATATCTCGGCTGCATATTAGAAGACAAAAAACTTGTTCAGGCAGTTAGAAATCAAGTACCATTTTTGATAAATTACCCCAACTCTCAAGCTTCTAAGGATATAAATTTAATAGCTAGCAAGTTGTCAGGAACTGAAATAGACAGCAGGAAAAGTAGTATACAGGATTTGTTTAAAAAGATTTTTAATACTTTTTCATAA
- a CDS encoding flagellar brake protein encodes MNSNIEFTVNSRIEIDVDNEIYKSNIQDVSEDCISISIPVNNHKYMPLSKGEKVHVIYYDGKNVYKFSTVVVGRKIERILMIMLKKPEKVQICQRRNFVRVPLILDVLCAMFPLEKDLYHLNDQVEVFKACSVDMSGGGMKIVVDVKMKDKLKRGDIIIVTIPMENDSLTLKGKLVRISNNKDESKLTCGLSFIDMDKNSRERIIRVLFQIMRQHINKGAKED; translated from the coding sequence ATGAATTCCAATATTGAGTTTACAGTTAATAGCAGAATTGAAATAGACGTGGACAATGAAATATATAAAAGTAATATTCAGGATGTGTCAGAGGATTGTATAAGTATAAGCATACCCGTAAACAATCATAAGTATATGCCTCTTTCAAAAGGTGAAAAGGTGCATGTTATATATTATGATGGGAAAAATGTATACAAATTTAGTACTGTGGTTGTAGGGCGTAAAATAGAGAGAATACTTATGATTATGTTGAAGAAACCTGAGAAAGTTCAAATTTGCCAAAGGCGGAATTTTGTAAGAGTACCTTTGATCTTAGATGTGCTGTGTGCCATGTTTCCTTTAGAAAAGGACTTATATCACTTAAATGATCAAGTTGAAGTGTTTAAAGCGTGTTCTGTAGACATGAGTGGCGGCGGAATGAAAATAGTAGTAGATGTAAAAATGAAAGATAAATTAAAACGTGGAGATATTATTATAGTGACGATTCCAATGGAAAATGACAGTTTAACTTTAAAAGGAAAACTAGTTAGAATTAGTAACAACAAGGATGAAAGTAAATTGACCTGTGGATTATCTTTTATAGATATGGACAAGAACAGTAGAGAAAGAATAATAAGGGTATTATTTCAAATTATGAGACAGCACATAAATAAAGGAGCAAAGGAGGATTAA
- a CDS encoding FliA/WhiG family RNA polymerase sigma factor: protein MALADKLDIKEELVKKYLPLVKYIASRVIIGKTKYIEYEDLVSYGMLGLIDAINKFDKDRGMKFSTYASIRIKGSMIDELRRNSPISKGAMDKLNKYNAAMDSLRTKLGREPSSEEIANELGMPLKKMMEIENYINYISIVSLEDLIFSEDDDIPLMGTVEDTKSPSPEKSLEKKEMLEYLAKALDLLNEKDNLVITLYYYEKLTLKEIGHILNVSESRVCQLHSRAILHLRKNMTKLKYV from the coding sequence ATGGCTTTGGCGGATAAATTAGATATAAAAGAAGAATTGGTAAAAAAATATCTTCCTCTAGTAAAATACATTGCTTCTAGGGTTATAATAGGAAAGACCAAATACATTGAATATGAGGATTTAGTTAGTTATGGAATGTTAGGGCTTATTGATGCAATAAACAAGTTTGATAAAGACAGGGGAATGAAATTTTCTACTTATGCGTCAATAAGAATAAAAGGTTCTATGATAGATGAACTTAGGAGAAATAGCCCTATTTCTAAAGGCGCCATGGACAAGCTTAATAAATACAATGCAGCTATGGATTCCCTTCGTACTAAACTAGGAAGAGAGCCATCAAGTGAAGAAATAGCAAATGAACTAGGTATGCCCTTGAAAAAAATGATGGAAATTGAAAATTATATAAACTATATATCTATAGTATCTCTAGAAGATTTGATATTTTCTGAAGATGATGATATTCCACTTATGGGAACTGTAGAAGATACTAAAAGTCCAAGTCCAGAAAAAAGTCTGGAGAAAAAAGAAATGCTAGAATATTTAGCCAAAGCATTAGATCTTTTAAATGAAAAAGATAATTTAGTTATTACTCTATACTATTATGAAAAGTTGACTTTAAAGGAAATAGGTCATATATTAAATGTATCCGAGTCTAGGGTATGTCAACTTCACAGCAGAGCAATTTTACATTTAAGAAAAAACATGACTAAATTGAAGTATGTATAG
- a CDS encoding flagellar basal-body rod protein FlgG gives MIRSFYSAVSGMITQEAKQDVITNNLANANTVGFKQDDLRVKSFNDMLLQNYDKTEGNRSVRNIIGSISLGSGIDSVKTGFTQGSIDSTGVSTDFAIDGRGFFTVRGQDGKEYYTRDGHFHVNTNGVLVNDAGDSVLARNTRTGALGEMNVGNGNMTSDDHGNINIDGTPSYKLYTVDFNDYNTLTKVGDNLYTGTNAAETNVVVRQKSLEKSNVNIVNTMSQLMTTMRSFETDQKAVQSIDETLEKLINEGGKV, from the coding sequence ATGATTAGAAGTTTTTACTCTGCAGTATCTGGGATGATAACTCAAGAGGCAAAACAGGATGTTATAACAAATAACCTGGCAAATGCAAATACTGTAGGATTTAAGCAGGATGACCTTAGGGTGAAAAGCTTTAATGACATGCTTTTACAAAATTATGACAAAACAGAAGGAAATAGAAGTGTTAGAAATATAATAGGATCTATAAGTCTTGGAAGTGGAATTGATTCAGTTAAAACAGGCTTTACCCAAGGATCAATAGATTCTACAGGTGTGTCTACTGATTTTGCTATTGATGGAAGAGGATTTTTTACTGTTAGGGGACAGGATGGAAAAGAATATTATACGAGAGATGGACATTTTCACGTAAATACAAATGGAGTACTGGTAAATGATGCTGGAGACAGTGTTTTGGCAAGAAATACTAGGACAGGTGCTTTGGGTGAAATGAATGTGGGAAACGGGAATATGACCTCAGATGACCACGGAAATATAAATATAGATGGAACCCCAAGTTATAAGCTCTATACTGTGGATTTTAATGATTATAATACTTTGACAAAAGTGGGAGACAATCTATATACAGGAACAAATGCTGCAGAGACAAATGTTGTTGTAAGGCAGAAGTCACTTGAAAAATCTAATGTAAATATAGTAAATACAATGTCACAGTTGATGACTACTATGAGGTCTTTCGAAACTGATCAGAAAGCAGTTCAATCAATAGATGAAACTTTGGAGAAGCTAATAAATGAAGGTGGTAAAGTATGA
- a CDS encoding flagellar basal-body rod protein FlgG: MLRAIWNSVSAMNAQQDKLNSISNNLANSDTVGYKKENVEFNDLVYETLNRKGYPTNSNGTNTINGTGVKATEWIRDNAQGPIQQTGLKTDMAIDGDGYFKVTLGNGTAAYERAGNFTVDRNGNLVDSNGNKLEVNLTAEGSSLFNSGTVFKDNNFKVDEKTGQIYMNVGNQSVLYGKINIYNAVGQDAMKSIGDNLYQPANNVQMNINTKAHIIQGSLEQSNVDLGREMTDMIMAQRSFELASKGLTTSDEMWGLINSMKR, encoded by the coding sequence ATGCTTAGAGCTATATGGAATAGTGTAAGTGCTATGAATGCACAGCAGGATAAGTTAAATAGTATATCCAATAATTTAGCAAATTCAGATACTGTAGGATATAAAAAAGAAAATGTAGAATTTAATGATCTAGTGTATGAAACTTTAAACAGAAAGGGATATCCTACTAATTCTAATGGAACAAATACGATAAATGGTACAGGGGTAAAGGCTACAGAATGGATTAGAGATAATGCTCAGGGTCCAATTCAACAAACAGGGCTAAAGACAGATATGGCTATAGACGGAGATGGATATTTTAAAGTAACTCTAGGGAATGGAACGGCAGCTTATGAGAGAGCAGGAAATTTTACTGTAGACAGAAATGGCAATTTGGTTGATAGTAATGGAAATAAGCTTGAAGTCAACCTTACAGCAGAGGGAAGTAGTTTGTTCAATTCAGGGACGGTATTTAAAGATAATAATTTTAAAGTAGATGAAAAAACTGGACAAATATACATGAATGTTGGTAATCAAAGTGTACTTTATGGAAAGATAAACATATATAATGCAGTAGGACAGGATGCCATGAAATCTATAGGAGATAATTTATATCAGCCAGCAAACAATGTGCAAATGAACATAAATACCAAAGCACATATTATCCAAGGTTCTCTGGAGCAGTCTAATGTAGATTTGGGAAGAGAAATGACAGATATGATAATGGCACAGAGATCTTTTGAACTTGCATCAAAAGGGCTTACTACTTCAGATGAAATGTGGGGACTCATAAACAGTATGAAGAGATAG
- a CDS encoding putative manganese-dependent inorganic diphosphatase, giving the protein MNDVVYITGHKNPDTDSICSAIAYSEFKNKIGVTTIPIRLGELNKETQFVLDYFKVTPPKLMENVKPQISDLDIDNVNPISPETSIKTAWSMISKNNVKTLPVVDGDDKLIGVASQSNITSCYMDIWDSNVIQKSGTTLENILDTLSAKCAYASNENIKFTGKVIIAAMQPESICEFIEEGDIVICGDRVDAQDIILDSKASLMIITGNHTVNDDILEKAKKVNCSIIVTPYDTFTTARLIPQSIPIGYVMKKDNLVCFKTNDLIEDVREVMLQTRYRSYPVVNLENKVIGSMSRYHLISQNKKKVILVDHNEKSQSVLGLEDAEILEILDHHKVGDIQTGSPIYFRNEPVGCTATIVASKFFENGIRPSQKVAGLLCSAIISDTLLFKSPTSTDLDKMILRRLAAIAEIDPETFSNDMFKAGSSLEGETPEELLNQDFKAFNISEVKVGVGQISTMDTEGFKSIRKDIIKVMESKCKEENYGLIVLMVTDILKGGSELIAIGEKQDVVSKAFNITLTDNGAYVPGILSRKKQVIPPLTAAMS; this is encoded by the coding sequence ATGAACGATGTTGTATATATTACAGGACATAAGAATCCAGATACAGATTCTATATGTTCTGCAATAGCTTATTCTGAATTTAAAAATAAAATAGGAGTTACAACAATTCCTATACGGTTAGGAGAACTAAATAAAGAAACTCAATTTGTACTTGATTACTTTAAAGTTACCCCACCAAAACTAATGGAAAATGTTAAACCTCAGATTTCTGATTTAGATATTGATAATGTAAATCCTATATCACCTGAAACCTCCATAAAAACAGCTTGGTCAATGATAAGTAAAAATAATGTTAAAACTCTCCCTGTAGTAGATGGAGATGATAAATTAATAGGTGTTGCATCTCAATCCAATATAACTTCCTGTTATATGGACATATGGGATTCTAACGTAATTCAAAAAAGCGGCACTACCCTTGAAAATATACTGGATACATTATCAGCCAAGTGTGCTTATGCTTCCAATGAAAACATCAAATTTACAGGAAAAGTTATAATTGCTGCAATGCAGCCAGAAAGTATCTGTGAATTCATAGAAGAAGGGGACATAGTTATATGTGGTGACAGGGTAGACGCACAGGATATTATACTTGATTCCAAAGCTTCACTTATGATAATAACAGGAAATCATACAGTAAATGATGATATACTGGAAAAAGCAAAAAAAGTTAATTGTTCCATTATAGTTACCCCTTATGACACTTTTACAACTGCTAGGCTAATACCTCAAAGTATTCCTATAGGATATGTGATGAAAAAAGATAACTTAGTTTGCTTCAAGACAAATGACTTAATAGAAGACGTACGAGAAGTTATGCTTCAAACCAGATACAGGAGTTATCCTGTAGTAAACTTAGAAAATAAAGTTATTGGAAGTATGTCTAGATATCATTTAATATCACAAAACAAAAAGAAAGTAATACTTGTAGATCACAATGAAAAATCCCAATCTGTTTTAGGATTGGAGGATGCAGAAATACTTGAAATATTAGACCATCACAAGGTAGGAGATATCCAAACTGGTTCACCTATATATTTTAGGAATGAGCCAGTAGGTTGTACAGCAACTATAGTTGCATCCAAATTTTTTGAAAATGGTATAAGACCATCTCAAAAAGTTGCGGGACTTTTATGTTCTGCTATAATTTCAGATACCCTTTTGTTTAAATCACCTACTTCCACAGATTTAGACAAAATGATACTTAGAAGATTAGCAGCTATAGCTGAAATAGATCCTGAAACCTTCTCTAATGATATGTTTAAAGCAGGTTCTTCTCTTGAAGGAGAAACTCCTGAAGAATTGTTAAATCAAGATTTCAAAGCATTTAATATTTCAGAAGTAAAAGTAGGTGTTGGACAGATCTCAACTATGGATACCGAAGGGTTTAAATCCATTAGAAAAGACATTATAAAGGTTATGGAATCAAAATGTAAAGAAGAAAATTATGGGCTTATAGTTCTTATGGTAACAGATATATTAAAAGGTGGATCTGAATTAATTGCCATAGGTGAAAAACAGGATGTAGTTTCTAAAGCCTTTAACATAACTTTAACTGATAATGGTGCTTATGTTCCTGGTATTCTATCAAGGAAAAAGCAGGTTATACCACCTCTTACTGCTGCCATGTCTTAA